The genomic region TGACGAGGACTATCTGGTGAAGAACGTTTTCAATATCAAACGAGTGCATAGTTTCCGTAATTAGATTGGCCATTAGGTAAACCACGTATCCCATAGTTATCGTGGCAAGGCCTATAACAACTATATCAAACAGAACGCTAAGCCACTTGAGAAGAAGTGTCTCAATGATTCTCACATCATGATGTTTCGTACCCATTCTCACACCCCAAAGAAAGTTTAGTAGGAATCTAAAAACTTTTCGGAAAACCTAAGGGTTCTTTGAAAGCCTAAGATTTCTTTATCGAAGATTTTGAAAGTTGGACCACCACCTCTGGTTATTTTAACGTCTGTCGAGGGCAATATCGGCAGAAAGGGAGGGGAAAGGTTTTAACTGCCTTTTACAGATGTAAAAAATGTAAATGTCATTCGAGGTGATAAAAATGGTTGACCCAAACATCGAAGCTCTTTTCAGGCCGAAGAGCATCGCAGTTATAGGTGCCTCCGAGAAGCCGGGCAAGATAGGCTACGCTATTATGAAGAACCTTGTGGAGTATGGCTACGAAGGCAAAATCTACCCCGTTAACATTAAGGGCGTGGAGATTAAGATTGGTAATCGTGTTTTCAAGTCCTATAAGAGTATCCTCGACGTTCCTGACGAGGTTGATATGGCAGTGATAGTTGTTCCAGCAAAGTTTGTCCCGCAGGTTGTCGAGGAATGCGGTCAGAAGGGAGTTAAGGTCCTGCCGATTATCAGTTCCGGCTTCGGCGAGCTCGGTCCAGAGGGCAAGAAGGTAGAGCAGCAGCTAGTCGAGACTGCCAGAAAATACGGCATGAGAATTCTCGGTCCAAACATTTTTGGTGTTGTGTACACCCCCGAGAAACTCAACGCCACCTTCGGACCAACTGACGTTCTGCCCGGGCCTCTTGCATTAATCAGCCAGAGCGGTGCCCTAGGAATAGCCCTCATGGGCTGGACCATCCTAGAGAAAGTCGGCCTCTCAGCCGTTGTCAGCATAGGAAACAAAAGCGACATAGACGATGCTGATCTGCTCGAGTTCTTCAAAGAGGACGAGAACACTAAGGCAATCCTCATCTACATGGAGGGTGTCAAGGACGGAAGGCGCTTCATGGAAACGGCCAAGGAGGTCAGCAAGGTCAAGCCGATAGTGGTCATCAAGGCCGGAAGGAGCGAGCGCGGTGCGAAGGCGGCCGCTTCCCACACAGGTTCCCTCGCCGGAAGCGACAAGATTTATGACGCGGCGTTCAAGCAGGCGGGAATAATAAGGGCCTACACCATCGGCGAGGCCTTCGACTACGCGAGAACTCTCAGCAACCTTCCCGAGCCCGCTGGAGAGAACCTTGTCATAATAACCAACGGCGGTGGAATAGGCGTCATGGCCACCGATGCCGCTGAGGAGAGCGGTCTGCACCTCTACGACAACCTAGATGAGCTCAAGGTCTTCGCAAAGCACATGCCTCCATTCGGTTCATACAAGAATCCTGTTGACCTGACGGGTATGGCTGGAGCAGAGAGCTATGAAGGGGCAATCAAAGACGCTCTGGCTCATCCTGAGATGCACAGCATAGCTGTCCTCTACTGCCAGACTGCAGTTCTTGACCCAAGGGATTTAGCGAACATTATTATCAGGGAATACAACGCGAGCGGAAGAAAGAAGCCTCTTGTTGTTGCAATCGTCGGTGGAATTGAAGCAAAGCATGCAATCGACATGCTCAACGAAGAGGGCATTCCTGCCTATCCAGAACCAGACAGGGCAATAAAGGCTTTGGCAGCTCTCTACCGCTGGAGCAGGTGGAAGGCTCAGAAAGAGTGATTTTTTTTCTTTTTCTCAATCTGTTCAAAAAGTTTTAATAATTCTAAGTGGTCATAACACCGGTGTGTTCTATGGAGTGGAAGAGAACAATTGAGGCCAACAAGAGAGAAGCTAGGCAAGTGAAACTGGCGTTTCTGGGAGTTTCTGTGGTAATTCTCCTCTACGGACTGATTGTTACGGGAGTGAAAATCCAGGACTTCACCGGCTTTTGGGAAAATATCCCACTTCTGTTTTTCTATCTTTACACCCCCTATCTTTTTCTGGGTATCGGTGTTGCCATTGGAGGATTCCTCGTCGAGAACTGGCTCAACCTAAAGAGCATAAAGTGGCATGTCGTTTTTATTCTGTCACTTCCTTTTTTGTACTCTGCCGTTCGTTTTCCAATTGAGATTGTCCTCTTCGGTTTTCCAACATACGAGGAGTTCATGTGCTGTTCATTGCTCACTATCGTGTTCCTCATTTGGTATGCTTTTCTCTTAACATACAATGGGAAGAGATGAGTAGTTCATTATTTCAAGATCATGCAAAATTTACGTAATGCTTTTATAAAAAGGCCCCCTACTAGTTAATCCGGGGTGAGGCTGTTGAGAGAAAGCTCAATTTTTCTATTTTTCTTAATCTTGGTTGGTGCTTATCTAAATTCACCCCATGTTCAAGCCACGCCAGTAACTTTACCCATTTCTCCTTACGTGGACCTTCATTCGAAGATTATAAAGAACGGCGGGAGCATAGATGGAGTTCTTCTCGCCGTGGAAGTAAACTCAAACCTTTCAAAGCTGACACTAGTGAGCCCAAATGGTTCCATAACCCTCCTAAAGAAGATTGGTACAGCCTACGTTCCACCCCAAAGGATCTCAGTTAAGAAGGTTGTAATATCAGAGCTCCCCAATAACGCAACTTTCCGGGTATTCTACTCCGGTTTCTCTGCCAGATACGTCCCTCCCCTGAACTTCTCCAATGGAAGGTTCGTTCTCTCTTCGTCTCTCTCCATAAACGTTTCCAGTAGTGGATTCTACCTCAATGTTACCTATCCGCGCGGTTCGCTAGCGGTTATCGGCAGGAACGGCATGAATTTCATCTTTAAGGACTCATACATAATCGCAGGAAACAGAACATTCAACGGATCTCCCATCAAAGCAGTGCTGGCGTACTGTGTCGATTGTGAAGCGAAGAATCACGTGAAATTGACAGGTTACAACATAGATACAAAACTCAACGTTGGTAAATATGAGAGCTATCTTGGCAGTATGGAGTGGATTTCAAAGCAGATTGTTCTCAAAAAAGGGTTCTCATTTGAAAACCTCACCCTCTATAACAACTGCACTGAGCTAATGGAACATAACTACTTCAACTGTATAACCAGTTCCGGAAAGGATTACAGGAAGGGAATTCCATTTCTCCTTGAAATTGGGGTAGCGGTGCTTCTTTTATTGGTCATCTTAATATGGGGGAAGAAACCATGAAAAAACTCATCTCGCTTGCTATCCTCCTAATCTTGCTCGGCTCGTTGCTCATCGCTTTGGCGTTTCATTCGGGCAAGGAATGTGCGTCCCAATACACGGAGGTGAAGCTGAGCTTTGCCCGCGCGCTGGAGGTTCAGAACGGCGGTGAGGTTGAGGCGTACGTCTTGGCCGTGGATGCACCAACCAACGCGGGCAATATACTTGTCGTTAACGACCCGGACGGGACTTCCTACGTCTTCGCAAGGAGGAACGGGCTGTTCTACCCTCCAAAACCAGTCTCCTTCAAAAACCTCTACGTTGAGAACCTCTCGTGGAGGACGAACATCACAGTCTACGCGGTTTCGGGTGACTACGCTGGCTTTTTGAACGTGAGTGGTGGGAGGTTCATCATTGGTTCTCCAGTAGAGAACTTCGGGGGAATCGCATTCATCTGCAATCGCCCTTTCGTTTTCAACGTGAGCGACCCAAGGGGCACGGTGTACGGGGACGATGGAAAGGTTCTTCTCGTTTTGAAAAACGACTCTTTCAAAATTCTCAACGAGACGTACCGTGGCACTCCACTTCTCCTCGAGGCGGGATGCAACCAGG from Thermococcus sp. harbors:
- the acs gene encoding acetate--CoA ligase alpha subunit, which translates into the protein MVDPNIEALFRPKSIAVIGASEKPGKIGYAIMKNLVEYGYEGKIYPVNIKGVEIKIGNRVFKSYKSILDVPDEVDMAVIVVPAKFVPQVVEECGQKGVKVLPIISSGFGELGPEGKKVEQQLVETARKYGMRILGPNIFGVVYTPEKLNATFGPTDVLPGPLALISQSGALGIALMGWTILEKVGLSAVVSIGNKSDIDDADLLEFFKEDENTKAILIYMEGVKDGRRFMETAKEVSKVKPIVVIKAGRSERGAKAAASHTGSLAGSDKIYDAAFKQAGIIRAYTIGEAFDYARTLSNLPEPAGENLVIITNGGGIGVMATDAAEESGLHLYDNLDELKVFAKHMPPFGSYKNPVDLTGMAGAESYEGAIKDALAHPEMHSIAVLYCQTAVLDPRDLANIIIREYNASGRKKPLVVAIVGGIEAKHAIDMLNEEGIPAYPEPDRAIKALAALYRWSRWKAQKE